In one window of Halomarina pelagica DNA:
- a CDS encoding PadR family transcriptional regulator, whose protein sequence is MTLFDLTGFQRDLLYILAGFEHPTGQQIKTELDAVPEYTPSDTRLYSNLDALAFQGYVKKGTRDQRTNSYALTEQGYEALAARQGWEHTYLPFPSPSQS, encoded by the coding sequence ATGACGCTCTTTGACCTGACCGGATTCCAGCGTGACCTCCTGTACATCCTCGCTGGATTCGAGCATCCAACCGGGCAACAGATCAAGACCGAACTCGACGCCGTACCTGAGTATACCCCCTCGGACACACGATTATATTCTAATCTCGATGCTCTCGCGTTTCAGGGCTATGTAAAAAAAGGTACCAGAGATCAGCGAACAAACTCCTATGCCCTCACTGAGCAGGGCTATGAGGCGCTTGCCGCGCGTCAGGGGTGGGAACATACCTATCTCCCGTTTCCATCACCGAGCCAATCTTGA
- a CDS encoding type II toxin-antitoxin system VapC family toxin — MPRFVDTNAIVAHQYEGVSCHEEIRPVIQAIGANSLPHYPLVTNQYVLDEVVSLLLSHAGTRVAHQVIDRILETDTVRVLDVEPSLAERAVEQFQQYDDQAISLTDHVIGVQARDYGIDHILTYDGGFRTLGFTALPRE; from the coding sequence GTGCCGCGCTTTGTCGATACTAATGCCATCGTCGCCCACCAGTACGAGGGCGTGTCATGCCACGAGGAGATCCGGCCGGTGATCCAGGCGATCGGGGCGAATTCCCTCCCGCACTACCCGCTCGTCACGAATCAGTACGTCCTCGACGAGGTTGTGTCCCTGCTGCTCTCACACGCGGGGACGCGAGTGGCCCACCAAGTCATCGACCGGATCCTCGAGACGGACACCGTCCGTGTCCTCGACGTCGAGCCGTCGCTCGCCGAGCGGGCTGTCGAGCAGTTCCAACAGTACGACGACCAAGCGATCTCCCTCACTGACCACGTAATCGGCGTGCAGGCGCGGGACTACGGCATCGATCATATCCTCACCTATGACGGCGGGTTTCGGACCCTCGGGTTCACCGCGCTCCCGAGAGAATGA
- a CDS encoding PIN domain-containing protein — MTCLDTSFVIDYWRGEPHAATVIAEFGDNEPVWVPAIALFELYIGALLSDAPAETVESVASDLSWADPLPFGEGPAREAARIDAALTERGEQINLADVLIAGTARDAGMRLITADAHFERVPDLDVRLVTPNAQ; from the coding sequence ATGACGTGTCTTGATACGAGTTTTGTGATCGACTACTGGCGTGGCGAGCCCCACGCTGCCACGGTCATCGCCGAGTTTGGCGACAACGAGCCGGTGTGGGTCCCAGCGATCGCGCTCTTCGAGCTGTATATCGGGGCGCTCCTCTCGGATGCGCCAGCGGAGACCGTCGAGAGCGTGGCGAGCGACCTCAGTTGGGCCGACCCCCTCCCGTTCGGTGAGGGGCCGGCGCGTGAGGCCGCACGGATCGACGCGGCGCTCACCGAGCGCGGCGAGCAGATCAACCTCGCGGACGTGCTGATCGCCGGGACCGCCCGTGATGCGGGAATGCGGCTCATCACGGCCGATGCACACTTTGAGCGGGTGCCGGATCTCGATGTCCGGCTCGTCACTCCCAATGCCCAGTGA
- a CDS encoding SWIM zinc finger family protein, translated as MTTNGIRREERTDDDRHDNDLELELEPRDVRALTDYLLVVEEAPDLYLVYGEGGDECTVDTRTDACTCPDHEYRGVTCKHARRVAFETGARDVPAWAGRDAMDPLLVDALEERDREAATDDIQASAIATDGGILVASDDGEILEPAFTATSRRRNRAASRTSGAKAAVASCLRGSADGTRSSTPKTARTRTRTAGRRRRRGVADVRRVRPLRRDHARRPPVDRRRRAARALPRLLGGRRRPRRRPSPRQHSFRRRRPRRRARS; from the coding sequence ATGACAACAAACGGAATCCGACGTGAAGAACGTACCGACGACGACCGCCACGACAACGATCTGGAGCTGGAACTGGAGCCCCGCGACGTCCGGGCGCTCACGGACTACCTGCTGGTCGTCGAGGAGGCCCCCGATCTGTACCTGGTCTACGGCGAGGGCGGCGACGAGTGCACCGTCGACACGCGCACGGACGCGTGTACCTGCCCGGATCACGAGTACCGTGGCGTCACGTGCAAGCACGCCCGCCGCGTCGCCTTCGAGACCGGCGCTCGCGACGTCCCGGCCTGGGCGGGTCGCGACGCTATGGATCCGCTGCTCGTCGACGCCCTCGAGGAGCGCGACCGTGAGGCGGCGACGGACGACATCCAGGCGTCGGCGATCGCAACGGACGGGGGGATCCTCGTCGCGAGCGACGACGGCGAGATCCTCGAACCGGCGTTCACCGCCACGTCGAGACGCCGGAACAGGGCGGCGAGCCGTACGTCCGGTGCGAAGGCTGCGGTCGCGAGCTGCTTGCGCGGCTCGGCGGATGGGACGCGCTCCTCCACGCCGAAGACTGCCCGAACGCGGACGCGAACGGCCGGACGTCGACGTCGACGGGGCGTCGCTGATGTTCGCCGCGTGCGACCGCTGCGGCGAGATCACGCGCGACGTCCGCCGGTTGACCGTCGACGGCGAGCTGCGCGAGCTCTGCCCCGACTGCTGGGCGGACGCCGGCGTCCTCGACGCCGTCCGTCTCCTCGCCAGCATTCGTTTCGGCGGCGGCGTCCTCGACGGCGAGCGCGGTCCTGA
- a CDS encoding HVO_A0114 family putative DNA-binding protein, translating into MRTSNLELVKSIASKHPESISEAAAAVDREYREVHQNLAELESLGVIEFETSGQQKQPILRRRVEAIEVSIQFPS; encoded by the coding sequence ATGCGGACGTCGAATCTCGAACTCGTCAAGTCCATCGCCTCGAAGCACCCAGAGAGCATCAGCGAGGCGGCAGCGGCCGTCGACCGCGAGTACCGTGAGGTACATCAGAATCTGGCCGAACTTGAATCGTTAGGCGTTATCGAATTCGAAACGAGCGGCCAGCAGAAGCAACCGATCCTCCGGAGAAGGGTTGAAGCTATCGAGGTCTCGATACAATTCCCCAGCTGA
- a CDS encoding winged helix-turn-helix transcriptional regulator codes for MNDLRRRTTPIADRELSNAVYRLTPAGTQEVADLVGISRQGVTYRLRQLEEQELIWSKKVGPTRVWIHPQVMKRP; via the coding sequence ATGAATGACCTTCGGCGCCGGACGACGCCAATCGCCGATCGGGAGCTGAGCAACGCCGTCTATCGTCTCACGCCGGCCGGGACGCAAGAGGTCGCGGACCTCGTCGGCATCTCTCGGCAGGGGGTGACGTACCGTCTCCGCCAGCTCGAAGAGCAGGAGCTAATCTGGAGTAAAAAGGTCGGGCCGACGCGGGTCTGGATCCATCCGCAGGTGATGAAACGGCCGTAG
- a CDS encoding transcriptional regulator, with protein MAAMDDVMVKERDEESGRYTETYPLSAFREAVAALDGAATTQEVADEVGCAYRTAHAKLTEADESGLVASRRVGRALLWYLPDE; from the coding sequence ATGGCCGCAATGGACGACGTAATGGTGAAAGAGCGTGATGAGGAGTCCGGCCGGTACACAGAGACCTATCCGCTGAGTGCGTTTCGGGAGGCAGTAGCGGCGCTCGACGGCGCGGCGACGACCCAAGAAGTCGCTGACGAAGTGGGGTGTGCGTATCGGACGGCGCACGCGAAGCTTACTGAGGCCGACGAGTCAGGGCTCGTCGCGTCGCGCCGGGTGGGTCGGGCGCTCCTTTGGTACCTCCCGGACGAGTGA
- a CDS encoding SWIM zinc finger family protein yields the protein MPTHEITTEDCTDLTQRDVRALTEYLLIVAEAPDLYLVYGEGGDEYTVDARTGACTCPDYEYRQPAGGCKHVRRVAFETGARDVPTWANRTAMDPLLVEALAEHEDKGEDETAAGAAVEGETETETTMPTIATDGGKLVVTGDDDEGLDRSSFTTSVEPLAQGGERYVRCEGCGRELLIALGGRDALLHAEGCPNAKREDDGQ from the coding sequence ATGCCGACACACGAGATCACAACAGAAGACTGTACCGACCTCACTCAGCGCGACGTTCGCGCACTCACCGAGTATCTGCTGATCGTCGCAGAGGCGCCTGACCTGTATTTGGTGTACGGCGAAGGCGGCGATGAGTACACGGTGGATGCGCGGACCGGTGCGTGTACGTGTCCCGATTATGAGTACCGCCAGCCCGCCGGTGGGTGTAAGCACGTCCGTCGCGTCGCCTTCGAGACGGGTGCACGCGACGTCCCAACCTGGGCGAATCGCACTGCAATGGATCCACTGCTCGTTGAGGCGCTTGCGGAGCACGAGGACAAGGGCGAGGACGAGACGGCCGCTGGCGCGGCCGTCGAGGGTGAGACAGAGACGGAGACGACTATGCCCACGATTGCGACGGACGGTGGCAAACTCGTCGTCACCGGCGATGACGACGAGGGCCTTGACAGGTCGTCGTTCACCACGTCCGTTGAACCGCTTGCGCAGGGCGGTGAGCGCTACGTCCGCTGCGAAGGGTGTGGTCGTGAGCTGCTGATAGCGCTTGGTGGGCGCGACGCACTCCTCCACGCAGAGGGCTGTCCAAACGCGAAGCGGGAGGACGATGGGCAATGA
- a CDS encoding alkaline phosphatase D family protein: MEDHSAHPLDSTRREFLRKAVTTATVAGIGASSTGVGTAAENDDRGPLTGDPFTLGVASGDPLPDSVVLWTRLAPEPLSEAGGMPDRQVPVQWEIATDEAMDDTVGRGTAKARPEYAHSVHIDVKGLEADTEYYYQFRVGPDRSPVGRTKTAPAEGADVDELRFAFTSCQHYPSGYYTAYDHLADEDLDLVVQLGDYIYEGGGQGSLDRGHEPPREIKSLSDYRIREAQYKTDSNLQDAHAAFPWLVTWDDHEVENNYADATSENNDPTQEFLERRADAYQAYFEHQPLRPSRMPDGPNLPLYRRFTFGDLAEFNVLDTRQYRDDQVYSSEEAADPGRTILGDEQEEWLVEGLNDSTSRWNVLAQQVPFAATDENPNPDVQNFGGGDKWDGYRADRERLLDVMAADADLNPVVITGDVHRNYAYNLKADFSDPDSETVGTEYICTSLSSFGDGSGITQYGPSLGEPWQRFFNDERGYVRCTITPEQWQTAYRTVSTVEKPEATVRTTASFTTDAGAPGAKLASDRPAQPQQSAVEITEIRPDQDGDLNNEYATVKNTGDTAIDFTGFILSFEAGSQNYTFGDFTLDAGQTVTVRNGSGEDTATTLYADFGGPVLNNSNPDTVLVANDDGIVLAEASYAPV, from the coding sequence GTGGAAGACCACTCAGCCCACCCACTCGACAGCACGCGACGCGAATTCCTTCGAAAGGCAGTCACGACCGCGACAGTCGCCGGTATCGGTGCATCGAGCACCGGAGTCGGTACCGCCGCGGAGAACGACGACCGGGGTCCACTCACCGGCGATCCGTTCACTCTCGGCGTCGCTTCTGGTGATCCACTTCCGGATTCCGTCGTCCTCTGGACTCGCCTCGCACCCGAACCGCTCTCCGAAGCCGGAGGTATGCCCGACCGCCAGGTGCCGGTGCAGTGGGAGATCGCGACCGACGAGGCCATGGACGATACCGTGGGGAGGGGTACCGCGAAGGCGCGTCCTGAATACGCCCACTCCGTCCATATCGACGTCAAGGGGTTGGAGGCCGACACGGAGTACTACTATCAGTTCCGCGTCGGCCCTGACCGAAGCCCGGTCGGGAGAACCAAAACGGCTCCCGCGGAGGGAGCCGACGTTGATGAACTCAGGTTCGCCTTCACCTCCTGTCAGCACTACCCGTCGGGGTATTACACTGCCTACGACCACCTCGCCGACGAAGACCTCGATCTGGTGGTTCAACTGGGAGACTATATCTACGAAGGCGGCGGACAGGGGTCGCTCGATCGTGGCCACGAACCGCCCCGTGAGATCAAGAGTCTGTCTGACTACCGAATCCGCGAGGCGCAGTACAAGACCGATTCGAACCTCCAGGACGCCCACGCTGCGTTCCCGTGGCTCGTGACGTGGGACGACCACGAAGTCGAAAACAACTACGCCGACGCAACCTCCGAAAACAACGATCCGACCCAGGAGTTCCTCGAACGCCGGGCGGACGCCTACCAGGCGTATTTCGAACACCAGCCGTTACGCCCCTCGCGGATGCCCGACGGCCCGAACCTGCCGCTCTATCGGCGCTTCACGTTCGGTGATCTGGCCGAGTTCAACGTCCTCGACACTCGGCAGTACCGCGACGATCAGGTGTATTCCTCCGAGGAGGCTGCCGATCCGGGACGAACCATTCTCGGTGATGAACAGGAGGAGTGGCTGGTTGAGGGGCTGAACGACTCCACGTCCCGATGGAACGTCCTCGCCCAGCAGGTTCCGTTCGCCGCGACCGACGAGAACCCGAACCCGGACGTGCAGAACTTCGGTGGCGGTGATAAGTGGGACGGGTACCGGGCCGACCGGGAGCGACTGCTCGATGTCATGGCGGCTGACGCCGACCTGAACCCGGTCGTCATCACCGGCGACGTCCACCGCAACTACGCGTACAACCTCAAAGCCGACTTTTCGGACCCTGACTCCGAAACGGTCGGCACCGAGTACATCTGCACCTCGCTCTCCTCGTTCGGCGATGGATCCGGGATCACCCAATATGGGCCGTCGCTCGGTGAACCCTGGCAGCGCTTCTTCAACGACGAGCGAGGCTACGTCCGCTGTACGATCACGCCGGAGCAGTGGCAGACCGCCTATCGGACCGTCTCGACCGTCGAGAAGCCCGAGGCCACTGTACGCACGACCGCCTCGTTCACGACTGATGCTGGAGCTCCGGGTGCGAAGCTGGCCTCCGACCGTCCTGCCCAACCCCAGCAGTCGGCCGTCGAGATCACGGAGATCAGACCCGACCAAGACGGGGACCTCAACAACGAATACGCCACGGTCAAAAATACAGGCGACACCGCGATCGACTTCACGGGGTTCATCCTCAGCTTCGAAGCCGGGAGCCAGAACTACACGTTCGGTGACTTCACTCTCGACGCAGGCCAGACGGTTACCGTCCGAAACGGGAGTGGCGAGGACACTGCCACCACGCTCTATGCCGACTTCGGTGGCCCGGTGCTGAACAACAGCAACCCAGACACAGTACTCGTCGCCAACGACGACGGGATTGTCCTCGCGGAAGCGTCGTACGCACCAGTCTAA
- a CDS encoding DUF7342 family protein, producing the protein MTDTNDPGKTGTLPDLDLGDAWAAELDERSTKERVYEVATTLTKPTRVAAVADRAECSKGGARTNLEWLAELGVLERVADDPAMYRRNEAYFDFRRVYHLTRDHDADELDRLIEEYEAREAELATQFDAETPAEVDVLTTVGFDELDAAYDRLSEWRTVRRRLRELRRARLMLQRDYGEGGEPSVA; encoded by the coding sequence ATGACCGACACGAACGACCCTGGAAAGACCGGTACGCTCCCCGATCTGGACCTGGGTGACGCGTGGGCGGCTGAACTCGACGAGCGGTCGACCAAGGAACGGGTCTACGAGGTCGCGACGACGCTGACCAAGCCGACACGCGTCGCAGCCGTCGCCGACCGCGCCGAGTGCTCGAAGGGTGGCGCCCGGACCAACCTCGAGTGGCTCGCCGAGCTGGGCGTCCTCGAGCGGGTGGCCGACGATCCGGCCATGTACCGGCGAAACGAGGCCTACTTCGATTTTCGGCGCGTGTATCACCTCACCCGCGACCACGATGCGGACGAGCTCGACCGCCTGATCGAGGAGTACGAAGCCCGCGAAGCCGAACTCGCTACCCAGTTCGACGCTGAGACGCCGGCCGAGGTGGACGTACTGACGACGGTCGGGTTCGACGAACTCGACGCGGCGTACGACCGACTCAGCGAGTGGCGGACGGTCCGACGTCGACTCCGAGAGCTGCGACGGGCGCGGCTCATGCTGCAGCGTGATTACGGCGAGGGCGGAGAGCCATCGGTGGCATAG
- a CDS encoding transcription initiation factor IIB — MATRDIYDTGFDEDVQCNTTTGCPECSGRVQTTAIETVCEDCGLVIDDQQIDHGPEWRSFADDETNRERTGAPLTPARHDRGLSTTIGRKRDGRGQTLSGAKQRQLGRLRREQTWARWQSTADQNLAHGLGEVRRIASALDLGTSIRDQACTLFRSAQNEDLLRGRSIEAIAAASVYGACRCNGLSRTLEEIETVARCERSGLTTAYNTLNAELGLPTQPVNPEAFIPQLASDLDLPDRIHRRARKFAAVAAEAGISNGCHPAGVAAACLYTAARECEWSVTQTRVAEATDISTVTLRTHHEAITDALVPETGTT, encoded by the coding sequence ATGGCGACGAGAGACATCTACGACACCGGGTTCGACGAGGACGTACAGTGTAACACGACGACTGGCTGTCCGGAATGCAGTGGTCGGGTACAGACGACGGCGATCGAGACCGTCTGTGAGGACTGTGGGCTGGTGATCGACGACCAGCAGATCGATCACGGACCAGAATGGCGGTCCTTCGCGGACGACGAGACGAACCGCGAACGGACGGGTGCGCCACTCACGCCAGCACGCCACGACCGCGGGCTCTCGACGACGATCGGGCGGAAACGCGACGGTCGTGGCCAGACGTTGAGTGGGGCCAAACAACGTCAACTCGGCCGGCTTCGCCGTGAGCAGACGTGGGCGCGCTGGCAGTCAACCGCCGATCAGAATCTCGCCCACGGCCTGGGCGAGGTGCGACGGATCGCGAGCGCACTTGACCTCGGGACCTCGATCCGTGATCAGGCGTGCACGCTCTTTCGGAGTGCTCAGAACGAGGACCTCCTCCGGGGGCGGTCGATTGAAGCGATCGCCGCGGCGAGCGTCTACGGCGCGTGTCGGTGTAACGGCCTTTCCCGAACGCTCGAGGAGATCGAAACTGTTGCTCGCTGTGAGCGGTCAGGGCTGACGACGGCCTACAATACCCTGAACGCAGAACTTGGCCTACCTACCCAACCAGTGAACCCTGAGGCATTCATTCCGCAGCTCGCCTCAGACCTCGACCTTCCCGATCGAATTCATCGACGAGCACGCAAATTCGCCGCGGTGGCAGCTGAGGCAGGGATCTCGAATGGATGTCATCCGGCAGGCGTCGCGGCCGCTTGTCTCTACACCGCTGCCAGGGAATGCGAGTGGAGTGTGACGCAGACACGCGTCGCGGAGGCGACAGACATCTCGACAGTAACCCTTCGTACTCATCACGAAGCCATCACCGACGCGCTCGTGCCGGAAACGGGCACAACGTGA
- a CDS encoding SWIM zinc finger family protein yields the protein MATHLLTQLEPTTRTIKRAQYEAFEFQLRPTGVLVRNGSHATPEEHEYLVRMHDGVPVRCTCPADRTYSGACKHRIAVAIRQPVLQAASERELKADGGTTLDPGSDDEHDETTDNEECECSGLDDAFPCWECYQTGKRSLPE from the coding sequence ATGGCGACCCATCTCCTAACCCAGCTCGAGCCGACGACACGGACGATCAAACGCGCGCAGTACGAAGCGTTCGAATTCCAACTTCGACCCACCGGTGTCCTCGTGCGCAACGGGAGTCACGCCACGCCTGAGGAGCACGAGTATCTCGTGCGGATGCACGACGGCGTCCCGGTGAGATGCACCTGTCCAGCCGATCGGACGTATTCGGGCGCCTGTAAGCACCGCATTGCAGTTGCGATTCGACAGCCAGTCTTGCAGGCGGCGAGCGAGCGAGAGCTCAAAGCCGACGGTGGGACGACGCTCGATCCAGGGAGCGACGACGAGCACGACGAGACTACGGACAACGAGGAGTGTGAGTGTTCGGGGCTTGACGATGCGTTTCCGTGCTGGGAATGCTACCAGACGGGAAAGCGGTCACTCCCTGAATAG
- a CDS encoding ArdC-like ssDNA-binding domain-containing protein — MATSSDSSVSFEETDTRHDEMHSTIEAWIDDLVDHVDDAQASEEFQEWLDVQSRFHDYSHRNTLLIKLQCPEATTVAGYNTWRNEFDRHVQEGEQAIWIWAPIITKQCPECENSPSYHEDSDCAYDETPPDEWSKGLVGFKPTAVFDISQTEGEPLPELETEATGTTADLVPALTEAADALGVTVRIVDADKWAHGEAKGICKYRSLHDLRPVVEAKARTNQADLAVTLLHEYAHALLHFDGDGEIERAKREVEAEAVAYIVGRYWGLDTSGSAFYLAAWESDDAEVVHERLGRISRTAAELIEVLGE; from the coding sequence ATGGCTACGAGTAGTGATTCGTCGGTCTCGTTCGAGGAGACCGACACTCGACACGACGAGATGCACAGTACCATCGAAGCGTGGATCGACGACCTCGTCGACCACGTCGACGATGCACAAGCAAGTGAGGAGTTCCAGGAATGGTTAGACGTCCAGAGTCGGTTCCACGACTATTCGCACCGAAACACGCTCCTCATCAAGCTCCAGTGTCCCGAGGCAACGACAGTCGCAGGCTACAACACCTGGCGGAACGAGTTCGACCGGCACGTCCAGGAGGGCGAACAGGCGATCTGGATCTGGGCCCCGATCATTACGAAGCAGTGCCCGGAATGCGAGAACTCGCCCAGCTACCACGAGGACAGCGACTGTGCGTACGACGAGACGCCGCCCGACGAGTGGTCGAAGGGACTCGTGGGGTTCAAACCGACCGCTGTCTTCGATATCTCCCAGACAGAGGGAGAGCCACTCCCCGAGCTAGAAACGGAGGCGACTGGTACCACTGCTGATCTGGTGCCCGCACTCACAGAGGCTGCGGATGCACTCGGCGTGACCGTTCGGATCGTCGATGCCGACAAGTGGGCGCACGGCGAGGCGAAGGGCATCTGTAAGTACCGGAGTCTCCACGACCTTCGACCAGTGGTCGAGGCGAAAGCCCGGACGAACCAGGCCGACCTGGCGGTCACGTTGCTTCACGAGTATGCCCATGCGCTGCTCCATTTCGACGGCGACGGTGAGATCGAGCGAGCGAAGCGTGAGGTCGAAGCCGAGGCCGTTGCGTACATCGTCGGGCGGTACTGGGGCCTCGACACGAGCGGGTCGGCGTTCTATCTGGCGGCGTGGGAATCGGACGACGCCGAGGTCGTTCACGAGCGCCTTGGCCGTATCAGCCGAACGGCAGCAGAGCTCATCGAGGTCCTTGGCGAGTGA